One window from the genome of Bradyrhizobium xenonodulans encodes:
- a CDS encoding DUF1476 domain-containing protein, whose product MSEFDKRQEGFEKKYALDEEQKFKAEARRNRLLGLWAAEKLGITGEAATAYAKEVVAADFEEAGDADVLRKVMADFAAKNVAITEQAIRAKMSELIAVAAAEVKAGK is encoded by the coding sequence ATGAGCGAGTTCGACAAGCGCCAGGAAGGCTTTGAGAAGAAGTACGCCCTCGACGAGGAGCAGAAATTCAAGGCGGAAGCCCGCCGCAACCGGCTGCTCGGCCTGTGGGCGGCTGAAAAGCTCGGAATCACCGGCGAGGCCGCCACGGCCTACGCCAAGGAGGTCGTTGCGGCCGATTTCGAGGAAGCCGGCGATGCCGACGTGCTGCGCAAGGTCATGGCCGATTTCGCCGCCAAGAACGTCGCCATCACCGAGCAGGCGATTCGCGCCAAGATGAGCGAGCTGATCGCGGTGGCCGCGGCCGAGGTGAAGGCGGGAAAATAG
- the purL gene encoding phosphoribosylformylglycinamidine synthase subunit PurL — MKNEPKITPELVAAHGLKPDEYERILKLIGREPTFTELGIFSAMWNEHCSYKSSRIHLKGLPTKAPWVIQGPGENAGVIDIGDGQAVVFKMESHNHPSYIEPYQGATTGVGGILRDVFTMGARPIACLNALSFGAPEHARTRHLVSGVVAGVGGYGNSFGVPTVGGQVRFHTRYDGNILVNAMAVGLADADKIFYAAASGVNMPIVYLGSKTGRDGIHGASMASAEFDDKSEEKRPTVQVGDPFAEKLLLEACLEIMEKGCVIAIQDMGAAGLTCSAVEMGAKGDLGVDLDLDAVPTRETGMSAYEMMLSESQERMLMVLKPEKEKEAEEIFRKWGLDFAVVGYTTPSKRFVVKHGGDVMADLPIKELGDEAPLYDRPHAPSAALPVVHAREVPAPMGLGAALEKLIGTPDMCSKRWVWEQYDHVILGNTLQRPGGDAAVVRIEDGPKGLALTVDVTPRYCEADPFEGGKQAVAEAWRNITAVGGKPLAITDNLNFGNPERPEIMGQFVGCLKGISEACRTLDFPVVSGNVSLYNETNGRAILPTPSIGGVGLLDDFTKSASLAFKAEGEAILLIGETHGWLGQSVYLRDICGREEGAPPPVDLAAEKRNGDCVRGMIHAGTASAVHDLSDGGLLIALAEMAMASGIGAKLLAAPTALVPQAYWFGEDQARYLVTVPEAEAGLVLAKMRGCEVPCVRIGTTGGDAIAIAGEAPIAIDTLRTSHERWLPEYMGGKAA; from the coding sequence ATGAAGAATGAACCCAAGATCACCCCCGAACTGGTTGCCGCCCACGGGCTCAAGCCCGACGAGTACGAGCGCATCCTGAAGCTGATCGGGCGGGAGCCGACCTTCACCGAGCTCGGGATCTTCTCGGCGATGTGGAACGAGCACTGCTCGTACAAGTCCTCCCGCATCCATCTGAAGGGCCTGCCGACCAAGGCGCCCTGGGTGATCCAGGGCCCCGGCGAGAATGCCGGCGTGATCGACATCGGAGACGGCCAGGCCGTGGTCTTCAAGATGGAGAGCCACAACCACCCGAGCTACATCGAGCCGTATCAGGGCGCGACCACGGGCGTCGGCGGCATCTTGCGCGACGTCTTCACCATGGGCGCGCGCCCGATCGCCTGCCTCAATGCGCTGAGCTTCGGCGCGCCCGAGCATGCGAGGACCCGGCATCTCGTCTCCGGCGTCGTCGCCGGCGTCGGCGGCTATGGCAATTCCTTCGGCGTGCCGACGGTCGGCGGCCAGGTGCGCTTCCACACCCGCTATGACGGCAACATCCTCGTCAACGCGATGGCCGTGGGCCTCGCCGATGCCGACAAGATCTTCTATGCGGCCGCCTCCGGCGTGAACATGCCGATCGTCTATCTCGGATCCAAGACCGGCCGCGACGGCATCCATGGCGCCTCGATGGCGTCGGCCGAGTTCGACGACAAGTCCGAGGAGAAGCGCCCGACCGTGCAGGTCGGCGATCCCTTCGCCGAGAAGCTGCTGCTCGAAGCCTGCCTCGAGATCATGGAGAAGGGCTGCGTCATCGCGATCCAGGACATGGGCGCGGCGGGGCTGACATGTTCGGCGGTCGAGATGGGCGCCAAGGGCGATCTCGGCGTCGACCTCGATCTCGACGCGGTACCGACGCGCGAGACCGGCATGAGCGCCTACGAGATGATGCTCTCGGAGAGCCAAGAGCGCATGCTCATGGTGCTCAAGCCCGAGAAGGAAAAGGAAGCCGAGGAAATCTTCAGGAAATGGGGCCTCGACTTCGCTGTCGTCGGCTATACCACGCCGAGCAAGCGCTTCGTCGTGAAGCACGGCGGCGACGTCATGGCCGACCTGCCGATCAAGGAGCTCGGCGACGAGGCGCCGCTCTATGACCGTCCGCATGCCCCCTCCGCCGCGCTGCCGGTCGTGCATGCGCGCGAGGTGCCGGCGCCGATGGGGCTCGGTGCTGCGCTCGAAAAGCTGATCGGCACGCCTGACATGTGCAGCAAGCGCTGGGTCTGGGAGCAGTACGACCACGTCATCCTCGGCAACACCTTGCAGCGTCCCGGCGGCGACGCCGCCGTCGTGCGCATTGAGGACGGGCCGAAGGGTCTGGCGCTGACCGTCGACGTCACGCCGCGCTATTGCGAGGCCGACCCGTTCGAGGGCGGCAAGCAGGCGGTGGCGGAAGCCTGGCGCAACATCACCGCGGTCGGCGGCAAGCCGCTCGCGATCACCGACAATCTCAATTTCGGCAACCCTGAGAGGCCCGAGATCATGGGCCAGTTCGTCGGCTGCCTGAAGGGCATTTCGGAAGCCTGTCGCACGCTCGACTTCCCGGTCGTCTCAGGCAACGTCTCGCTCTACAATGAGACCAACGGCCGCGCGATCCTGCCGACGCCCTCGATCGGCGGTGTCGGCCTGCTCGACGACTTCACCAAGTCCGCTTCGCTCGCCTTCAAGGCCGAGGGCGAGGCGATCCTGCTGATCGGTGAAACTCACGGCTGGCTCGGCCAGTCCGTTTACCTGCGCGACATCTGCGGTCGTGAGGAGGGCGCGCCGCCGCCGGTCGATCTCGCCGCCGAGAAGCGCAACGGCGATTGTGTGCGCGGCATGATCCATGCGGGCACGGCGAGCGCCGTGCACGATCTGTCGGATGGCGGCCTGCTGATCGCGCTGGCCGAGATGGCGATGGCGAGCGGCATCGGCGCCAAGCTGCTGGCGGCGCCGACCGCGCTGGTGCCGCAGGCCTATTGGTTCGGCGAGGACCAGGCGCGCTATCTCGTCACCGTGCCGGAGGCAGAGGCCGGTCTCGTGCTCGCCAAGATGCGCGGCTGCGAGGTGCCCTGCGTGCGGATTGGCACCACCGGTGGCGATGCGATCGCGATCGCGGGTGAGGCGCCGATTGCGATCGACACGCTGCGAACGTCGCACGAGCGCTGGCTGCCGGAATATATGGGCGGGAAGGCGGCCTGA
- a CDS encoding TetR/AcrR family transcriptional regulator, protein MTKGKRAATMAENRAKLVGAARKAFATQGYADASMDELTASVGLTRGALYHNFEDKKGLLWAVVEQIDGEMAERLRLVREQAPSLWQGLLAEGSAYIEMALDPEIQRIMLLDGPAVLGDPSKWPGENACLDITMRTIRSLIQEGILKPVDVEAAGRLLNGAALSAALWVAAADDPRGVLNKAVDAFRQLASGLLLKAV, encoded by the coding sequence ATGACGAAGGGCAAGCGCGCCGCGACGATGGCGGAGAATCGGGCCAAGCTCGTCGGTGCCGCGCGCAAGGCATTTGCCACACAAGGCTATGCAGACGCATCGATGGACGAACTGACGGCCTCGGTCGGACTGACGCGCGGCGCGCTGTATCACAACTTCGAAGACAAGAAGGGGCTGCTCTGGGCCGTCGTCGAGCAGATCGACGGCGAGATGGCGGAGCGGCTCCGCTTGGTCCGCGAGCAGGCGCCCAGCTTGTGGCAAGGCCTGCTCGCAGAGGGCAGTGCCTATATCGAAATGGCGCTCGATCCCGAGATTCAGCGCATCATGCTTCTGGATGGACCCGCCGTGCTCGGTGATCCCTCCAAATGGCCCGGCGAGAACGCCTGCCTTGACATCACGATGCGAACGATCCGGTCGCTGATCCAAGAAGGAATCCTGAAGCCGGTTGATGTCGAAGCGGCGGGGCGGTTGCTGAACGGTGCCGCGCTTAGCGCCGCGCTATGGGTTGCCGCAGCCGACGATCCGAGGGGCGTCCTGAACAAGGCTGTTGACGCGTTTCGGCAGTTGGCGAGCGGATTGCTGCTCAAGGCGGTTTGA
- a CDS encoding magnesium and cobalt transport protein CorA — protein MNVPSLPSSQSEPVSAEGVVAAGAYVDGRRVANIAISEASSWRAKPGHVVWIGLHEPDMALLGAVQKQFDLHELAIEDANHAHQRPKIEQYGEALFIVARTAQLIEGRIAFGETHIFVGEGYLVSVRHGASTSYTPVRERCESCPRALARGEDYILYAILDFIVDNYSPVLESISEEVEGIEDDVLSKPISKAQIERLYMLRRDLLRLRTAIGPLVEVCRRLEHDELAMVRQAMQPLFRDVTDHVRNIQERIDSMREVLAFAFEASLLVGQAQETAVSKKLASWLAIIAIPTALAGIYGMNFKHMPELEWEYGYFMLLGVMLTACGALYWRFRRVGWL, from the coding sequence ATGAATGTCCCGTCACTGCCCTCATCCCAATCCGAACCGGTGTCCGCCGAGGGCGTCGTCGCCGCCGGCGCCTATGTCGACGGCCGACGCGTCGCCAATATCGCCATCAGCGAGGCCTCGAGCTGGCGCGCCAAGCCCGGCCATGTGGTCTGGATCGGGCTGCACGAGCCGGACATGGCGCTGCTCGGCGCCGTGCAGAAGCAGTTCGACCTGCACGAGCTCGCCATCGAAGACGCCAATCACGCCCACCAGCGGCCGAAGATCGAGCAATATGGCGAGGCCCTGTTCATCGTGGCGCGGACCGCGCAATTGATCGAGGGCCGGATCGCCTTCGGCGAGACACACATCTTCGTCGGCGAAGGCTATCTGGTCTCGGTGCGCCACGGCGCTTCGACGTCCTACACGCCGGTGCGCGAACGCTGCGAAAGCTGCCCGCGGGCGCTGGCGCGCGGCGAGGACTATATCCTCTATGCCATCCTCGATTTCATCGTCGACAATTACTCGCCCGTGCTCGAGAGCATTAGCGAGGAGGTCGAAGGCATCGAGGACGACGTGCTCTCCAAGCCGATCAGCAAGGCGCAGATCGAGCGGCTCTACATGCTGCGCCGCGACCTGTTGCGGCTCAGGACCGCGATCGGGCCGCTGGTGGAGGTCTGCCGCCGGCTGGAGCATGACGAGCTGGCAATGGTGCGGCAGGCCATGCAGCCGCTGTTCCGCGACGTCACCGACCACGTCCGCAACATCCAGGAGCGGATCGATTCCATGCGCGAGGTGCTGGCCTTCGCCTTCGAGGCAAGCCTGCTGGTCGGCCAGGCGCAGGAGACGGCGGTCTCCAAGAAGCTCGCCTCCTGGCTCGCGATCATCGCGATCCCGACCGCGCTTGCCGGCATCTACGGCATGAACTTCAAGCACATGCCGGAGCTGGAGTGGGAGTACGGCTACTTCATGCTGCTCGGCGTGATGCTGACCGCGTGCGGCGCGCTCTACTGGCGTTTTCGTCGCGTCGGGTGGCTGTGA
- the purQ gene encoding phosphoribosylformylglycinamidine synthase subunit PurQ encodes MRAAILVFPGINRERDMARALKLISGHEPAMVWHAETSLPAGTDLVVVPGGFSYGDYLRCGAIAARSPVMDAVRGYAAKGGLVLGVCNGFQILCESGLLPGVLMRNARLKFICHDVHLRVERSDTPFTRGYNAGQVIRVPVAHGEGNYEADDETIKRLEGEGRVLYRYCSAEGVVDDNSNINGAAHSIAGIVNDGGNVLGMMPHPENHVEDIMGCTDGRGLFAGLTAHLEKAA; translated from the coding sequence ATGAGAGCCGCCATCCTCGTCTTTCCCGGAATCAACCGCGAGCGCGACATGGCGCGGGCATTGAAACTGATCTCGGGCCACGAGCCCGCGATGGTCTGGCACGCCGAGACCTCGCTGCCCGCGGGCACCGACCTCGTCGTGGTGCCCGGCGGCTTCTCCTATGGTGACTATCTTCGCTGTGGCGCGATTGCGGCTCGTTCGCCGGTGATGGATGCGGTGCGCGGTTATGCGGCCAAGGGCGGCCTCGTGCTCGGCGTCTGCAACGGTTTTCAGATCCTCTGCGAATCCGGCCTGCTGCCGGGCGTCTTGATGCGCAATGCGCGGCTGAAATTCATCTGCCATGACGTGCATCTGCGCGTCGAGCGTTCCGACACCCCGTTCACTCGTGGCTACAATGCCGGCCAGGTGATCCGCGTGCCGGTTGCGCATGGCGAGGGCAATTACGAGGCGGATGACGAGACCATCAAGCGGCTCGAAGGCGAGGGGCGGGTGCTCTACCGCTATTGTTCCGCCGAAGGCGTGGTCGACGACAACAGCAACATCAATGGCGCCGCGCATTCCATCGCCGGCATCGTCAATGACGGCGGTAACGTGCTCGGCATGATGCCGCATCCGGAAAACCACGTCGAAGACATCATGGGCTGCACCGACGGCCGTGGCCTGTTCGCCGGCCTCACCGCGCATCTGGAAAAGGCCGCGTGA
- a CDS encoding RidA family protein, which produces MPQREAIFPANRHALYQAHRYSAAIRSGDLLFVSGQVGSREDGSPEPVFEDQVRRAFANLRAVLAAAGCTLDDVVDVTTFHTDPAKQIDTVMAVRSTEIGDAPYPNWTAVGVNWLAGFDFEIKVIARIP; this is translated from the coding sequence ATGCCCCAGCGAGAGGCTATCTTCCCCGCCAACCGCCATGCGCTTTATCAAGCGCATCGTTATTCTGCAGCGATCAGGTCCGGCGACCTGCTCTTCGTCTCCGGGCAAGTCGGCAGTCGCGAGGACGGCTCGCCCGAGCCGGTGTTCGAGGACCAGGTCCGCCGTGCGTTTGCCAATTTGCGCGCGGTGCTCGCAGCCGCCGGATGCACGCTGGACGATGTGGTGGATGTCACCACGTTTCATACCGATCCTGCCAAGCAGATCGATACGGTGATGGCTGTCCGGAGCACGGAGATCGGTGACGCGCCCTATCCGAACTGGACGGCAGTAGGTGTGAATTGGCTTGCCGGCTTCGACTTCGAGATCAAGGTCATCGCCCGGATTCCTTGA
- the purS gene encoding phosphoribosylformylglycinamidine synthase subunit PurS, which produces MKARVTVTLKTGILDPQGKAIEGALKSLGVDGVASVRQGKVFDIELAGADKARAEAALKDAADKLLANTVIENYRVEIV; this is translated from the coding sequence GTGAAGGCACGTGTTACCGTTACCCTGAAGACGGGCATTCTCGATCCGCAGGGCAAGGCCATCGAAGGCGCGCTGAAGTCGCTCGGCGTCGACGGCGTCGCCAGCGTGCGCCAGGGCAAGGTGTTCGACATCGAGCTCGCCGGTGCCGACAAGGCCAGGGCCGAAGCCGCGCTGAAGGACGCCGCGGACAAGCTGTTGGCGAACACCGTGATCGAGAATTATCGGGTCGAGATCGTCTGA
- the purC gene encoding phosphoribosylaminoimidazolesuccinocarboxamide synthase: protein MSRRRRIYEGKAKVLYEGPEPGTLIQHFKDDATAFNAKKHQVIEGKGVLNNRISEYLFQHLNDIGVPTHFIRRLNMREQLIREVEIVPLEVVVRNVAAGSLSQRLGIEEGTQLPRSIIEFYYKNDQLNDPMVSEEHITAFGWATPQEIDDIMALAIRVNDFLTGLFLGIGIRLVDFKMECGRLFENEMMRIIVADEISPDSCRLWDIKSNEKLDKDRFRRDLGGLLEAYTEVAKRLGILMENERPQGTGPVLVKS, encoded by the coding sequence ATGAGCCGTCGGCGTCGCATTTACGAAGGCAAGGCAAAGGTTCTGTATGAAGGTCCTGAGCCCGGTACTCTGATCCAGCACTTCAAGGACGACGCCACCGCGTTCAATGCGAAAAAGCATCAGGTGATCGAGGGCAAGGGCGTCCTCAACAACCGGATCTCGGAGTACCTGTTTCAGCACCTCAACGACATCGGGGTGCCGACCCACTTCATCCGTCGCCTCAACATGCGCGAGCAGCTGATTCGCGAGGTCGAGATCGTGCCGCTCGAGGTGGTGGTGCGGAACGTCGCTGCCGGCTCGCTGTCGCAGCGCCTCGGCATCGAGGAGGGCACGCAGCTCCCGCGCTCGATCATCGAGTTCTATTACAAGAACGACCAGCTCAACGACCCCATGGTGTCGGAAGAGCACATCACCGCGTTCGGCTGGGCGACGCCCCAGGAGATCGACGACATCATGGCGCTCGCCATCCGGGTCAACGACTTCCTCACCGGCCTCTTCCTCGGCATCGGCATCCGCCTCGTCGACTTCAAGATGGAGTGCGGCCGTCTGTTCGAGAACGAGATGATGCGCATCATCGTCGCCGACGAGATCTCGCCGGACAGCTGCCGTCTGTGGGACATCAAGTCGAACGAGAAGCTCGACAAGGACCGTTTCCGCAGGGATCTCGGTGGCCTGCTCGAGGCCTATACCGAAGTCGCAAAGCGCCTCGGCATCCTCATGGAGAACGAGCGTCCGCAGGGCACTGGCCCGGTGCTGGTGAAGAGCTGA
- a CDS encoding tripartite tricarboxylate transporter substrate binding protein BugD, which translates to MIPFVLKRLSAAIAVVACATAAFAQDFPKRPITMIVPFAAGGTSDVIARAVAEQMGIALGQTIVIENVAGAGGSTALARASRAEPDGYTIAIGNAGTNAATYTIYPKLPFTPESFVPIAMVAKTFGIIALRKDFPAKDLKEFIAYAKANPGKINLGHAGVGSSNYLICKSFVTAAGIDATLVGYRGAAPALTDAVGSQIDGVCDAAASVSQSINEKLVKGLVVGSTVRLATLPDLPTSSEAGLPEFEAQGWNGLFAPKGTPPAVIAKLNAAARTAVETDAVKKRFADLSTVAPDPDEHTPEVLQKLVTRDVEKYRKMLADDAK; encoded by the coding sequence GTGATCCCGTTCGTGCTGAAGCGGCTCTCGGCCGCCATCGCCGTCGTTGCATGTGCAACGGCCGCGTTCGCGCAGGATTTCCCCAAGCGTCCGATCACCATGATCGTGCCGTTCGCAGCCGGCGGCACCTCGGACGTGATCGCACGCGCCGTCGCTGAGCAGATGGGCATCGCGCTCGGGCAGACCATCGTGATCGAGAACGTCGCCGGTGCCGGTGGCTCGACGGCGCTGGCGCGTGCGTCCCGCGCCGAGCCTGACGGCTACACCATCGCGATCGGCAATGCCGGCACGAATGCTGCGACCTACACGATCTATCCGAAGCTGCCGTTCACGCCGGAGTCCTTCGTGCCGATCGCCATGGTCGCCAAGACCTTCGGCATCATCGCGCTCCGCAAGGATTTCCCGGCGAAGGATTTAAAAGAATTCATCGCCTACGCCAAGGCCAATCCCGGCAAGATCAATCTCGGCCATGCCGGCGTCGGCTCGTCGAACTACCTCATTTGCAAAAGTTTCGTGACGGCCGCCGGCATCGACGCGACGCTGGTCGGCTATCGCGGCGCCGCGCCCGCGCTAACCGACGCGGTCGGCAGCCAGATCGACGGCGTCTGCGATGCGGCTGCATCGGTGTCGCAGTCGATCAACGAGAAGCTGGTGAAGGGCCTCGTGGTCGGCTCCACCGTGCGGCTTGCGACGCTGCCTGACCTGCCGACGTCTTCCGAAGCAGGCTTGCCCGAGTTCGAGGCGCAGGGCTGGAACGGCCTGTTCGCGCCCAAGGGAACTCCGCCGGCCGTCATCGCCAAGCTGAACGCCGCCGCGCGCACGGCCGTCGAGACCGACGCGGTGAAGAAACGCTTCGCCGACCTCTCGACCGTTGCGCCCGATCCCGACGAGCACACACCCGAGGTGCTTCAGAAGCTGGTGACGCGCGACGTCGAGAAGTACCGGAAGATGCTGGCGGACGACGCCAAGTAA
- a CDS encoding tetratricopeptide repeat protein: protein MPVALVVLLLDITLIYHASRTGRLRPWAFIILLVPMMGALAYIAVELIPEWFSSPGARQARQRVANKLDPEKRYRELSDRLVVTDTIANRAALAEECAKVGRFDEALQHYDHILSLPMGHDPAYAFGKAQAEFSAKRPADALATLDDLQKQWPDFDSADAHLLYARALAEVGRLDEALEEYHALTGYAPGAEARVRYGMLLQMVGRSAEARIVFNELLIQMRRAPKYLRQAQAEWLSIAEKQIST from the coding sequence ATGCCCGTCGCTTTGGTCGTTCTGCTGCTCGATATCACGCTGATCTATCACGCCTCGCGGACCGGGCGACTGCGGCCCTGGGCCTTCATCATCCTGCTGGTGCCGATGATGGGGGCGCTCGCCTATATCGCGGTCGAGCTCATCCCGGAATGGTTTTCGAGCCCCGGCGCGCGGCAGGCGCGTCAGCGTGTCGCCAACAAGCTCGATCCTGAGAAGCGTTATCGCGAGCTTTCCGACCGGCTGGTCGTCACCGATACCATTGCCAATCGTGCGGCACTGGCCGAGGAGTGCGCGAAGGTCGGACGGTTCGACGAAGCCCTGCAGCACTATGATCACATTTTATCGCTGCCGATGGGCCACGATCCCGCCTATGCCTTCGGCAAGGCGCAAGCCGAGTTCTCCGCCAAGCGTCCGGCCGATGCGCTCGCGACGCTGGACGATCTCCAGAAGCAATGGCCGGATTTCGATTCCGCCGACGCGCATCTGCTCTATGCCCGTGCGCTCGCGGAGGTCGGCCGGCTCGACGAAGCGCTGGAGGAGTATCACGCACTTACCGGTTATGCCCCCGGCGCCGAAGCGCGGGTGCGCTACGGCATGTTGCTGCAAATGGTCGGCCGCAGCGCCGAAGCGCGAATTGTCTTCAACGAGCTGCTGATCCAGATGCGCCGCGCGCCGAAATATCTGCGGCAGGCGCAGGCGGAGTGGCTGTCGATCGCCGAGAAGCAGATATCGACTTGA
- a CDS encoding DMT family transporter — protein sequence MPQSTSPAGRTAAAASSPSITATGARSWRDYALLFALACCWSSTYPLAKLALPTIPPITFISARSLIAAAFLFAILRMRGIRLPTDVKAWKLFAVQQLINSTFPFLIITWSQLYVPASNTVVLASTTPIFAFLITALITRHEPATLLKLAGAILGLAGTVAIVGLDALRGFGSEIIAEIAILLATISFACATIFGLRLSEYDPMVVATGSLLFGGIILLPPALIIDQPWSLHPTPTAIVATIVMGIVSSALGLMLFYVCLGRLGTLTTNAQGYLRIPIGVGLSVLLLGESVPSNLALGLLLVMAGVAAMTVPAERLKLR from the coding sequence GTGCCGCAGAGCACATCGCCGGCGGGCCGCACAGCGGCTGCCGCGTCGTCGCCATCCATCACTGCCACCGGCGCGCGCAGCTGGCGCGATTATGCGCTGCTGTTCGCGCTCGCCTGCTGCTGGAGCTCGACCTATCCGCTCGCCAAGCTGGCGCTTCCCACCATCCCGCCCATCACCTTCATCTCGGCGCGCTCGCTGATCGCAGCCGCCTTCCTGTTCGCGATCCTGCGGATGCGCGGCATCAGGCTGCCGACCGACGTGAAAGCCTGGAAGCTGTTCGCGGTCCAGCAGCTGATCAACTCGACCTTTCCATTCCTGATCATCACCTGGTCGCAGCTCTATGTGCCGGCGTCGAACACGGTGGTGCTGGCCTCGACGACGCCGATCTTCGCCTTCCTGATCACCGCGCTGATCACGCGGCACGAGCCGGCCACGCTGCTCAAGCTCGCCGGCGCGATCCTGGGCCTCGCCGGCACCGTCGCCATCGTCGGCCTCGATGCGCTACGCGGCTTCGGCAGCGAGATCATTGCGGAGATCGCGATCCTGCTCGCCACCATCTCGTTCGCCTGCGCGACGATCTTCGGCCTCCGCCTCTCCGAATACGATCCGATGGTGGTGGCGACCGGCTCGCTGCTGTTCGGCGGCATCATCCTGCTGCCGCCCGCGCTGATCATCGACCAGCCCTGGTCGCTGCACCCGACACCGACGGCGATCGTCGCCACCATCGTCATGGGCATCGTCTCCAGTGCGCTCGGCTTGATGCTGTTCTACGTCTGCCTCGGCCGGCTCGGCACGCTGACCACGAACGCGCAAGGCTATCTGCGCATCCCGATCGGTGTCGGGCTCTCTGTGCTGCTGCTCGGCGAGAGCGTGCCGTCGAACCTGGCGCTGGGGCTATTGCTGGTCATGGCCGGCGTCGCCGCGATGACGGTGCCGGCAGAGAGGCTCAAGCTGCGCTAA
- a CDS encoding PaaI family thioesterase — translation MHELTKTPPPRRPDLHVATEGEFVGWRTWIRDSFESHVGPFWHRIEADGSVRSAFRVEKKHLNGSGNVHGGCYMAFADYSLFALATHVLDSRAVTTNFTCEFLDAAREGELIECTGDVSRAGGSLIFLRGKMMSGERVLFTFSGTIKRMKRKAQPQPNA, via the coding sequence TTGCACGAATTGACCAAAACGCCCCCGCCCCGCCGCCCCGACCTTCACGTCGCCACCGAGGGCGAATTTGTGGGCTGGCGGACCTGGATTCGCGACAGTTTTGAGTCCCATGTCGGCCCCTTCTGGCACCGGATCGAGGCGGACGGCAGCGTCCGCAGCGCCTTCCGGGTCGAGAAGAAGCACCTCAACGGCTCCGGCAACGTCCATGGCGGCTGCTACATGGCCTTTGCCGACTACTCCCTGTTTGCGCTCGCCACCCATGTCCTGGACAGCCGGGCCGTGACGACCAATTTTACCTGCGAATTCCTCGACGCGGCACGGGAAGGCGAACTGATCGAATGTACCGGAGACGTGAGCCGGGCCGGCGGTTCGCTGATTTTCCTGCGCGGCAAGATGATGTCCGGCGAGCGGGTGCTGTTCACCTTTTCCGGCACGATCAAGCGGATGAAGCGGAAGGCGCAACCTCAGCCAAACGCATAG